In Zingiber officinale cultivar Zhangliang chromosome 8B, Zo_v1.1, whole genome shotgun sequence, a single genomic region encodes these proteins:
- the LOC122015606 gene encoding L-type lectin-domain containing receptor kinase IX.1-like, whose translation MSGNYFVLWFLTLISAATSLSFDFSGFSKNSLSSLEFQGDASLQGAEINLTSYPMLYSVGRAVHLEPLRLWDAKTRALADFTTRFSFVINAFDRSPAAQHGDGLAFFLATHPSTIPVYSRGAFLGVFGNSSLGGGGVKAVAVEFDTFRNAWDPSGDHIGIDVNSIVSKAVLECNGSLKDGRKAHAWVSYNSTTHNLSVFFTYESNRAFRAGDSSLNFIVDLRNELPELVEVGFSASTGNLTEAHSLLSWSFDSSLRVKSNRSCQVALEVGLVTGAVVLTAASGLIWFIFFRKKAMSSKGKEVDEIENDEIIDDEFERAERGPKRYPYEELAGATRNFSKEGKLGEGGFGSVYKGYLKDLKLDVAIKKISRGSKQGRKEYVSEVKIISQLRHRNLVQLVGWCHDRREFLLVYEFMPNGSLDSYLYSERKTMEWPVRHKVALGLASALLYLHEEWERCVVHRDIKPSNVMLDSAFNAKLGDFGLARLVDHDSHSQTTVLAGTMGYLAPECVTTGKASKETDVYSFGVVALEIACGRRPMEPAEEKGKVRLVEWVWELYGRAAVLEAADPKLQGKFDARQMECLMVVGLWCAHPDCNIRPSIRQAINTLNFETPLPELPPKMPVPIYFAPPVELVAASFTHTSSLTDSSMLNSYMTDSSNSILMNADAVKPQKTEATQ comes from the coding sequence ATGAGTGGAAATTACTTTGTTCTCTGGTTTTTGACTCTGATCTCGGCGGCGACGTCGCTCTCCTTCGACTTCTCCGGCTTCAGCAAGAACAGCTTGTCGAGCTTGGAGTTCCAGGGCGACGCGTCGCTGCAGGGCGCCGAGATCAACCTCACCAGCTACCCGATGCTTTACAGCGTGGGACGAGCGGTGCACCTGGAGCCGCTCCGGCTGTGGGACGCCAAGACGCGGGCACTGGCCGACTTCACCACCCGATTCTCCTTCGTCATCAACGCCTTCGACCGCTCGCCGGCGGCGCAGCACGGCGACGGCCTCGCGTTCTTCCTCGCGACGCACCCCTCCACCATCCCGGTCTACTCCCGCGGCGCCTTCCTCGGCGTCTTCGGCAACAGCTCGCTCGGCGGGGGCGGGGTGAAGGCGGTCGCCGTGGAGTTCGACACCTTCCGGAACGCGTGGGATCCCTCCGGCGACCACATCGGCATCGACGTCAACTCCATCGTCTCGAAAGCCGTGCTAGAGTGTAACGGCAGCCTCAAGGACGGGCGGAAGGCGCATGCGTGGGTGAGCTACAACTCCACCACCCACAACTTGAGCGTCTTCTTCACTTACGAATCGAACAGAGCCTTCCGCGCCGGCGACTCCAGTCTTAACTTCATCGTCGATCTCAGAAACGAGCTGCCGGAGCTGGTGGAGGTCGGCTTCTCGGCGTCGACGGGCAACTTGACGGAGGCGCACAGCTTGCTGTCGTGGTCCTTCGACTCGAGCTTACGCGTTAAGTCAAACAGATCATGCCAAGTCGCACTCGAGGTCGGGCTGGTGACCGGGGCGGTGGTCTTGACGGCCGCGTCGGGTCTGATTTGGTTCATCTTCTTCCGGAAGAAGGCCATGAGCTCCAAGGGGAAGGAAGTGGACGAGATAGAGAACGACGAGATCATCGACGACGAATTCGAGAGAGCTGAAAGGGGGCCGAAAAGGTACCCGTACGAGGAGCTCGCCGGCGCGACGAGGAACTTCTCCAAGGAAGGCAAACTGGGAGAGGGAGGATTCGGGTCGGTGTACAAAGGCTACCTCAAGGATTTAAAGCTGGACGTCGCCATTAAGAAGATCTCGCGGGGATCGAAGCAGGGGAGAAAGGAGTACGTCTCCGAGGTCAAGATCATCAGCCAGTTGAGGCATCGGAACCTGGTGCAGCTGGTGGGCTGGTGCCACGATCGTCGAGAATTCCTGCTGGTTTACGAGTTCATGCCCAACGGAAGCCTCGATTCTTATCTCTACTCTGAGAGGAAGACGATGGAGTGGCCGGTAAGGCACAAGGTGGCGCTGGGCCTGGCCTCCGCTCTGCTTTATCTCCACGAGGAGTGGGAGCGGTGCGTGGTGCACCGCGACATCAAGCCCAGCAATGTCATGCTGGATTCGGCCTTCAACGCCAAGCTCGGGGACTTCGGTCTCGCCAGGCTCGTCGACCACGACAGCCACTCGCAGACCACGGTGTTGGCCGGCACCATGGGCTACCTGGCGCCGGAGTGCGTCACCACCGGCAAGGCCAGCAAAGAGACCGACGTGTACAGCTTCGGCGTGGTGGCGCTGGAGATCGCGTGCGGAAGGAGGCCGATGGAGCCGGCGGAGGAGAAGGGGAAGGTGAGGCTGGTGGAGTGGGTCTGGGAGCTGTACGGAAGGGCGGCGGTTCTGGAGGCGGCCGACCCGAAACTGCAGGGGAAGTTCGACGCGAGGCAGATGGAGTGCCTGATGGTGGTGGGACTCTGGTGCGCTCATCCGGACTGCAACATCCGGCCGTCGATCAGGCAAGCCATCAACACGCTCAACTTCGAGACTCCGTTGCCGGAGCTTCCGCCGAAGATGCCAGTGCCGATCTACTTCGCGCCGCCGGTGGAGCTGGTGGCGGCGAGCTTCACCCACACCTCGTCGCTCACGGACTCATCGATGTTGAACTCTTACATGACGGATTcttccaactccattttgatgaaCGCGGATGCAGTGAAGCCGCAGAAGACTGAAGCGACTCAATAA